A region of Selenomonadales bacterium 4137-cl DNA encodes the following proteins:
- a CDS encoding ABC transporter permease gives MEMALKIAATYRDSLAAGLPCWKKAVVPAVLLAVWQAVTAAGLVKPILLPSPLQVLEAFQAMAVSGELAAHLGASIVRVLEGFALAAVLGVGLGLALGIFPLLFSLADGIIQLMRPIPPIAWLPLAILWFGIEEGSKVFIITLGAFFPIFVNVLDGVRQTDHKFLELARVLEVPKGKFVAKVVIPGALPFIAAGLRIGLGYAWMCVVAAELSAGMTGIGYMLTDARALAQTDRVLVGMLAIGVVGKAMDGALRVLEKRVVRWKTAFTGE, from the coding sequence ATGGAGATGGCGCTAAAGATCGCGGCAACGTATCGAGACAGCCTGGCGGCCGGGCTTCCCTGCTGGAAGAAGGCCGTGGTGCCGGCCGTTCTGCTGGCAGTATGGCAGGCGGTCACCGCCGCTGGTCTGGTGAAACCGATTTTGCTGCCTTCGCCGCTCCAGGTGCTCGAAGCATTCCAGGCGATGGCGGTCAGCGGAGAGTTGGCCGCCCACCTGGGGGCGAGCATCGTACGGGTGCTTGAGGGGTTCGCGCTGGCAGCGGTGCTGGGGGTGGGCCTGGGTCTGGCGCTCGGTATTTTTCCGTTGCTTTTTTCGCTCGCGGACGGCATCATCCAATTGATGAGGCCCATTCCGCCTATTGCCTGGCTGCCGCTGGCCATCCTGTGGTTCGGCATCGAGGAGGGGTCGAAGGTTTTCATCATCACGCTGGGAGCTTTTTTCCCGATTTTCGTGAATGTGCTCGACGGCGTCCGTCAGACGGACCATAAGTTTTTGGAGCTGGCCCGGGTGCTGGAGGTGCCGAAAGGCAAGTTTGTCGCCAAGGTCGTGATTCCCGGGGCATTGCCGTTCATTGCCGCCGGGCTGCGCATCGGGCTGGGTTATGCCTGGATGTGCGTGGTGGCCGCGGAGCTGTCGGCCGGGATGACGGGCATCGGCTATATGCTTACCGACGCGCGGGCGTTGGCGCAGACCGACAGGGTTCTGGTGGGGATGCTGGCGATCGGCGTGGTGGGCAAGGCGATGGACGGCGCGTTGCGTGTGCTGGAAAAGAGGGTTGTAAGATGGAAAACTGCCTTTACCGGGGAATAG